The Theileria parva strain Muguga chromosome 1, complete sequence, whole genome shotgun sequence DNA window TATTTTAGATTAGTGATTTGCTAGGAAGAgactaattttttttatgtttataattaattttatttaaactataaaatGGCCATGGCACAGCACATACCTATAAAAACATTACAACAACATTgatgaaataatatttgaatGATAATtcaataatgataattaattgtttagTGAATATGTAAAAGGTGGTTACCAGAATGCTAACGGCGGTGCCAGCTGCAATGAACTTAAGGGTGGATAGGAAGGATTGTGTAATGTAACCGTAAGCGAATCCGACTAAGCCGAAAACCGCTGTTATTATCCACATTCCCAAAGTTGAGTAGAACTGCCCATGGAAATCCTAAATCGAATTATCTCAATAATGTTAGGTAATTActgatttaattaaaatttgaatagAAAATACCACTACTGaattttctaaataatCTTCCAAATGTTCCAGCAATCCCGCTATCATCTTGTTGGcatactattactatactatatattattaatattctaCTACCACtaaactatatattatgttatGTAGTAGAAGTTAATGTATAGTGTATGTTGggaatgtgtagaaataAAAGATTATGATCTCCCGTAGAAGGcatttttaaattgataattCTTAATTACATCTTCTAAATTTCTTCTTTTATACCTTTTCCTCAAATTTAGATATTCATCTACCAACTTCATTACGCCGTCATTTATCACATTATTTTCCATCTCAtcatcattattaataatattttccaTCTCATCatcattattaacattattttccaTCTCATCACTGCTAAGAGTACTATTAACGCTCGTAACACCATTAACAGTGTTCCGATTGTTGTTAATTAAGTCCATTAGTGAGTTAAAACTTTCATTATAACTGGTTATATGTTCATCAATAAGATTTTTCAAGAATGCTGGCAGAAGTAGCGACAATTTTCGTATTCTTACGTAATCTTTACTAACTACACTTATTACCATATTTTCTGCATTAATATATTTCCTCAAATCATTGTCAACTTTTATTTTCCTAGTTTTTACATTTGCCAAGTCCTTTAATATGTCATATACGTTGACTGAATCTTCTGAGGTTTGCTCCCTAATGGACATGACGTcctttaaaaataagaaaGTAGTTATGATATAGTTTCCAGTTTTGACATTTTTTAGTAATACATTACCCCGTCCGTTTGGGTAAAAACCCATTAATTCATTCCTTGCaaagttatttactaaatacGAACTTTTTGGGACGGTTGAATATTGTTGATTATCAGCTCCTTGAATTAtagaaattttatttcGAAGGGACTTAATCAATATGTACACTGAATATCCTctaaatgataattttgatagCAAAGAGTTTGACATAGTTTCAAAAAACTCTCTGCTTTTCGTTAACCTTGAGTTGATTTGCATCAGTTTGAATGTGTCGACGTTCATTGCTTTTAACCTATTTTCTGAACTATCAATTAACTCTTTCAGTGCGAAATAATCTGGAAACATCCTCTCATACTTCTCTTTACACTCTTTTAAATAGCTTCCAAATTCTCCATTATACGCCACattactaattttaccaGTATCCGTGGCGTTGTGAGTAACAACAGGGTGAGTGGTATTATGAGTATTAGAGGTTTCAGTTGCTTTATGAGTAACAACAGGGCGAGTGGTATTAGGGGTGGTAAGAGATGAAGAACGGTTGTTAGCATTGTTGAAATGTGAATAATTGAAATAGATGGGTGAGATAAGTGATTTAATGGTATGGAAAAGAGTGTGAAAATGAACGGTAAATGTTACCAGATCAGATCCAGCAGTTAGTGTATATAAAAACTCATTTGATGGTGTAAATAGTTTCCATTCCTGCATCTCCAGTTTATCAAGAAATATATAATGTTTTGCTCCTTCGATTTTCTCACtacttaaaataatgtCGTTAAAAGGTTCAAAGCTACTCCCATCAGAGTTAACTTCATTTTGGGGATTTCCTCCAATATCTTCACCGGCCAGACTATTAAGATAGCCGTAAAACAGTCTTGAAATCCTTTCCATATCATTAAAACAGTATACTACAGTTGGATATAGCCCCCTTTGCTTAATATACTCAAATAATATGGGTGGTGAAGGGTCATGTAAAACATTAACCAAAGGGTACAAAtggaaatttttaataaatttggaGAAATACTTATTCTCCCTAACATTTACAATTAGTTTCAAAAGGTTGTAAAGTCGGTTTTTAGAATCTAAGTAAGCCGGAGATCGTCGTAGAATCCTCAAATATTGCCTAAAAAACCTACGCGCTGAGGGAACAACGGTTACTAATTGGTTGTATGTCGTAATTCCTCTAGTTTCCAAGGCTTCAATTATTGAACGAATCACTAATTCATCCAGGGATGGGTTCAAACTAGTTAATTTTGTCTTATTATTCTTCTTCTTAAACATATCATACATTTTTTTCGGATCGACCACATTCTCAACTCCATCACCTGTTTGACTAGCACCAACTGAATTATTAGTATCAACTGAATCATCAGTGTTAGTATTAGTGTTAACAGGGTCAATAATAGCATTATTGGCGATATTCTTGGTGCTGGTATCGAAAGGATTAAGATGTCCGTATTTTGTTAGTAGATTGAAGGTTGGTACCTTTGATAATGTGATGACCTTAGTTGGTTTTGATAGAGCGTTTAACCAGTTAGCAAcgttatttacattatatatagaGCTTGATAGGCCAATAAATGTGCAATTTGGTCCCAGtcttaatattaaatcatCGTACAATGAACAATTTACTTTAGAATTTTTCAtatcataatttacaccaaaattattaaatatcaCTAATTTCTCATCATTCATCTGAATTTCCGACTTTCCCCTTGGTTTATCTGTATGCTCCAATAAATTTTCACCAGTATTTCGAAGATTGAAAAGGTCGACGAATTGTTCTACAGTTTTGAAATTAGAATCAATGAATTCATTTGCGGGAACTAGGAAATCGTCGTCTAAATGGATCCTGAGATTCTTATCGGAGAAGATATTTGTAAAGGGATCCAGATTAGTAAAGTAAGATTCTAAAACCttctttaaaatacttttaaaaGAATTTATACGACGTCCTCTTACCAAATCACAGTTCAGAGTCAGAGCTTTCTTTCGCAAATCTATACCTCcaaaattagttaaacACTCAGACAATGCCGAATAGTCTGAAAGTGTAATTGTGAAgtttttatacaattttacaGACTCAttgaaaattatgttaattcCATTGAAAATGCCTGAATCATTGTTCAAATCGTTGGAAATTACGTTATGAACATTTACCAAATCTTCATGTGAATTTGTTACGTATaataaacttgaaaatCTCGACTTTCCCTTAGAAATTGAATCATAAAGCGACCTTATTATCTCAATTCTCTTTTCAGGGGTAGACAATAGTCCAATAACATTTTCTGAATAAGCGTATGGTCTTTTATCTACGTAATTTGTGGAATCTGGACTACATTTAAATTTCGGTAGATTATTTCTACTTTTAAACTGATGTGTAAGGGGTAGGTGTGATATCTTTCCATTCTTACTGTACAAAAATGAgttacaataatttacaaacaaagatattataaatatcaAGTTTAGAACTCgtatttttgaaaaattggCGTTATAAAAAACTAACATTAATCTTAAAAcaaaacattttataaattttataaaggGTGTAGAATCATATATTGCCCAATTTATGTTGGAATCCACTCCCAACTAATACTTCCAGTActataattatacacaaataaattataaatgaATGAATAATTGCTCGTAAAactttgttaaatattttgtaacaattattcttataaaattaaaattagaagCTCTAGGAAGCCTACTTAGCTTAGTCGGTAGAGCATTCGCTTAGTAAGCGAAAGGTCGTCGGTTCGAATCCGGCAGTAGGCTTTTTACTTTACTTGAGTTAATACTGTAAAagtttaattaatttacctattttaaacatttttataatttattccttaattatttatataattttgttttcCTGATTCCTACCTTGGGTTAGGAACATGTGTAATGGTAATTCATAATTAGTTttgtacattatttttcaattctTTTAACTTtgtttttcatttttcattttgtatcatagttattatttttttacccctttatttatttcaacgatt harbors:
- a CDS encoding Microsomal signal peptidase 12 kDa subunit (SPC12) family protein, with translation MIAGLLEHLEDYLENSVVDFHGQFYSTLGMWIITAVFGLVGFAYGYITQSFLSTLKFIAAGTAVSILVCAVPWPFYSLNKINYKHKKN
- a CDS encoding putative integral membrane protein — protein: MLVFYNANFSKIRVLNLIFIISLFVNYCNSFLYSKNGKISHLPLTHQFKSRNNLPKFKCSPDSTNYVDKRPYAYSENVIGLLSTPEKRIEIIRSLYDSISKGKSRFSSLLYVTNSHEDLVNVHNVISNDLNNDSGIFNGINIIFNESVKLYKNFTITLSDYSALSECLTNFGGIDLRKKALTLNCDLVRGRRINSFKSILKKVLESYFTNLDPFTNIFSDKNLRIHLDDDFLVPANEFIDSNFKTVEQFVDLFNLRNTGENLLEHTDKPRGKSEIQMNDEKLVIFNNFGVNYDMKNSKVNCSLYDDLILRLGPNCTFIGLSSSIYNVNNVANWLNALSKPTKVITLSKVPTFNLLTKYGHLNPFDTSTKNIANNAIIDPVNTNTNTDDSVDTNNSVGASQTGDGVENVVDPKKMYDMFKKKNNKTKLTSLNPSLDELVIRSIIEALETRGITTYNQLVTVVPSARRFFRQYLRILRRSPAYLDSKNRLYNLLKLIVNVRENKYFSKFIKNFHLYPLVNVLHDPSPPILFEYIKQRGLYPTVVYCFNDMERISRLFYGYLNSLAGEDIGGNPQNEVNSDGSSFEPFNDIILSSEKIEGAKHYIFLDKLEMQEWKLFTPSNEFLYTLTAGSDLVTFTVHFHTLFHTIKSLISPIYFNYSHFNNANNRSSSLTTPNTTRPVVTHKATETSNTHNTTHPVVTHNATDTGKISNVAYNGEFGSYLKECKEKYERMFPDYFALKELIDSSENRLKAMNVDTFKLMQINSRLTKSREFFETMSNSLLSKLSFRGYSVYILIKSLRNKISIIQGADNQQYSTVPKSSYLVNNFARNELMGFYPNGRGNVLLKNVKTGNYIITTFLFLKDVMSIREQTSEDSVNVYDILKDLANVKTRKIKVDNDLRKYINAENMVISVVSKDYVRIRKLSLLLPAFLKNLIDEHITSYNESFNSLMDLINNNRNTVNGVTSVNSTLSSDEMENNVNNDDEMENIINNDDEMENNVINDGVMKLVDEYLNLRKRYKRRNLEDVIKNYQFKNAFYGRS